Proteins from one Streptosporangium becharense genomic window:
- a CDS encoding carbohydrate ABC transporter permease, with the protein MTATTGQSALRPGTRPAHRPRRSPLPFSAWHLLLAPLALLFAVPLIWLLLSSVMSDAEINKFPPALWPSGIDLEGYRYVLSNAGFPRWFANSLIVSVTAVVANLVFGALGGYAFARMRFAGSRVLMVLILATMVIPFQLTMIPTFLVMKRLGLIDTLGALIVPSLVTPFAVFLLRQFFLSLPRELEEAAWIDGCSRLRVLVSVVLPLSRPALTTVAVLTFLTTWNDLTWPLIAINHDSQYTLQLGLATFQGKHHTRWAAVMAGNVITVLPVLLAFLGAQRSFIQSITSSGLKG; encoded by the coding sequence TTGACCGCGACGACCGGCCAGAGTGCCCTCCGCCCCGGCACGCGGCCCGCACACCGGCCCCGCCGGAGCCCGCTGCCGTTCAGCGCCTGGCACCTGCTCCTCGCCCCGCTCGCCCTGCTGTTCGCGGTTCCGCTGATCTGGCTGCTGCTCAGCTCCGTGATGAGCGACGCGGAGATCAACAAGTTCCCGCCGGCCCTGTGGCCCTCCGGCATAGACCTGGAGGGGTACCGGTACGTGCTGAGCAACGCGGGGTTCCCCCGCTGGTTCGCCAACTCGCTGATCGTCTCCGTCACCGCCGTCGTGGCCAACCTCGTGTTCGGCGCGCTCGGAGGCTACGCGTTCGCGCGCATGCGCTTCGCCGGCTCGCGCGTGCTGATGGTGCTGATCCTGGCCACGATGGTCATCCCCTTCCAGCTGACCATGATCCCGACGTTCCTGGTGATGAAGCGCCTCGGGCTCATCGACACGCTGGGTGCGCTGATCGTCCCGTCGCTGGTCACCCCGTTCGCCGTGTTCCTACTGCGGCAGTTCTTCCTCTCCCTGCCCAGGGAACTGGAGGAGGCCGCCTGGATCGACGGCTGCTCACGCCTGAGGGTGCTGGTCAGCGTCGTGCTGCCGCTGTCACGCCCGGCGCTGACCACGGTGGCCGTCCTGACGTTCCTCACCACCTGGAACGACCTGACCTGGCCGCTGATCGCCATCAACCACGACAGCCAGTACACCCTCCAGCTCGGGCTGGCGACCTTCCAGGGCAAGCACCACACCAGATGGGCCGCCGTCATGGCCGGCAACGTGATCACGGTGCTGCCGGTGCTGCTCGCCTTCCTCGGCGCGCAGCGGTCGTTCATCCAGTCCATCACCTCCAGCGGCCTCAAGGGCTGA
- a CDS encoding carbohydrate kinase family protein → MPPTFDLLVIGDANPDVILGPLDAPLAFEQREQLVGAGVLTLGGSAAIMACGAARLGLRVAFAGRVGDDDAGRYVRDTLAARGVDVGALRLDPDSATPLTAVLTRGADRAILTSPGSLATTTGDDVPEALLAGSTHVHAASYFLMPRLAMALPGLLRTARAHGATTSLDTNDDPAGRWDPAGIAAVLAEIDILLPNAHEARHLAGSATASAAESAAVLAARGPLTVVKDGADGAVCHDGRLLVTTAGIAVTPVDSVGAGDSFDAGFVAATLAGMLPADALEFAAVCGALSTRAHGGTTAQPTWDEALAALAALPRRTTGDGIPARPARDGILAVPAHRTINGDNRS, encoded by the coding sequence ATGCCGCCCACCTTCGACCTGCTCGTCATCGGCGACGCCAACCCCGACGTGATACTCGGCCCCCTGGACGCCCCGCTCGCCTTCGAGCAGCGGGAACAGCTCGTCGGCGCCGGCGTGCTCACCCTCGGCGGCTCCGCCGCGATCATGGCCTGCGGAGCCGCGCGCCTCGGCCTGAGGGTCGCCTTCGCCGGACGCGTCGGCGACGACGACGCCGGCCGCTACGTGCGCGACACGCTCGCCGCGCGCGGCGTCGACGTCGGCGCGCTGCGCCTGGACCCGGACTCGGCCACCCCGCTCACCGCGGTCCTGACGCGCGGGGCCGACCGCGCCATCCTCACCTCACCCGGCAGCCTCGCCACCACGACCGGCGACGACGTGCCCGAGGCGCTGCTGGCGGGCAGCACGCACGTACACGCCGCCTCCTACTTCCTGATGCCCCGGCTCGCCATGGCACTGCCGGGCCTGCTGCGCACCGCGCGGGCACACGGCGCGACGACCTCGCTGGACACCAACGACGACCCCGCCGGCCGGTGGGACCCCGCCGGCATCGCCGCCGTGCTCGCCGAGATCGACATCCTGCTGCCCAACGCCCACGAGGCGCGGCACCTGGCCGGCTCCGCCACCGCCTCGGCGGCGGAGTCCGCCGCCGTGCTGGCCGCGCGCGGGCCGCTGACCGTCGTCAAGGACGGTGCCGACGGGGCCGTCTGCCATGACGGGCGACTCCTCGTCACGACGGCGGGCATCGCCGTGACGCCGGTGGACAGCGTCGGCGCCGGCGACAGCTTCGACGCCGGCTTCGTCGCCGCCACCCTGGCCGGCATGCTCCCCGCCGACGCCCTGGAGTTCGCCGCCGTCTGCGGTGCCCTGTCCACCCGTGCCCACGGCGGCACCACGGCCCAGCCCACCTGGGACGAAGCCCTCGCCGCTCTCGCCGCCCTCCCCCGCCGCACCACCGGTGACGGCATCCCGGCCCGGCCCGCCCGGGACGGGATCCTCGCCGTCCCCGCCCACCGCACCATCAACGGAGACAACCGGTCATGA
- a CDS encoding SIS domain-containing protein, giving the protein MTFVANEIASQPSCWERAIELSGSAPGLPEPGERVAVVGCGTSLFIAQSYAALRESAGLGETDAFAASEFPHGRAYDKVVAICRSGTTTEVLELLRATSLPTVAVIGDPATPIVELADVRIVLDFADEKSVVQTRFATTALTLLRAHLARSVPSLLPADLSAQAAAAVDAPLPPGAVGRTQFTFLGGGWTNGIAHEAALKLREASGSWTESYPAMEYRHGPISVTDSDSVVWFFGPAPDGLVAEVERTGAIVSVSALDPVADLIRAQRLAVALAEAKGVNPDEPRNLTRSVILA; this is encoded by the coding sequence ATGACGTTCGTCGCGAACGAGATCGCCAGCCAGCCGTCCTGCTGGGAGCGCGCGATCGAGCTGTCGGGCAGTGCCCCCGGGCTGCCCGAGCCGGGGGAGCGGGTCGCCGTCGTCGGCTGCGGCACGTCCCTGTTCATCGCCCAGTCCTACGCGGCGCTGCGCGAGTCCGCCGGGCTCGGGGAGACCGACGCGTTCGCCGCCTCGGAGTTCCCGCACGGGCGGGCGTACGACAAGGTCGTGGCGATCTGCCGCTCCGGCACCACGACCGAGGTGCTGGAACTGTTGCGGGCCACCTCGCTGCCCACCGTCGCGGTGATCGGCGACCCGGCCACCCCGATCGTGGAGCTGGCGGACGTGCGGATCGTCCTGGACTTCGCCGATGAGAAGTCGGTCGTGCAGACGAGGTTCGCGACCACGGCGCTGACCCTGCTCCGTGCCCACCTGGCGCGGAGCGTGCCCTCGCTGCTGCCCGCGGACCTGTCCGCCCAGGCCGCGGCGGCGGTGGACGCGCCGCTGCCGCCCGGCGCCGTCGGCCGTACGCAGTTCACCTTCCTCGGCGGCGGGTGGACGAACGGAATCGCGCACGAGGCGGCGCTGAAGCTGCGCGAGGCGTCCGGGTCGTGGACCGAGTCGTACCCCGCGATGGAGTACCGGCACGGGCCGATCAGCGTGACGGACTCCGACAGCGTCGTCTGGTTCTTCGGCCCCGCGCCGGACGGCCTGGTCGCGGAGGTGGAGCGGACCGGCGCGATCGTGTCGGTGTCGGCCCTCGACCCCGTCGCCGACCTGATCCGCGCGCAGCGGCTGGCGGTGGCGCTCGCGGAGGCCAAGGGCGTCAACCCGGACGAGCCGCGCAACCTGACCCGTTCGGTCATCCTGGCCTGA
- a CDS encoding carbohydrate ABC transporter permease: MSRLPTPITVADRASERTGKRTGKRPGEPSAHRPDGQPRRASALRRHEAATAWAFVSPAVLIIIGLSVVPVVWSLLLSFQADDLVTPSVWVGLDNYRALAEDPGFGQAVRNTLLYTVLYVPLSVGLGLALALVLNRRIRLVGLYRTLFFVPFIISATVQGTLFSFILDPEFGAANSVLHALGVSPQGFLSDPAQALFVLVGITLWSGTGFCVVVYLAALQDVPPSLIEAARLDGAGRWHLLRHITLPTIAPISVFLLLWQTISALQVFDLVYVTTKGGPLGATTVIVYFIWEQAFKNFAAGYGAAAAYVLALALLVVGVGLRAVRSRERRRLEGATS; this comes from the coding sequence ATGTCACGCCTGCCCACCCCGATCACCGTCGCCGACCGCGCTTCGGAACGAACCGGGAAACGAACCGGGAAACGGCCCGGGGAACCGTCCGCCCACCGGCCGGACGGCCAGCCCCGCCGCGCATCCGCGCTGCGCCGCCACGAGGCGGCGACCGCCTGGGCGTTCGTCTCCCCCGCCGTCCTGATCATCATCGGGCTCAGTGTCGTCCCCGTGGTGTGGTCGCTGCTGCTGTCCTTCCAGGCCGACGACCTGGTCACGCCCAGCGTCTGGGTCGGGCTGGACAACTACCGCGCGCTGGCCGAGGACCCCGGCTTCGGCCAGGCCGTGCGCAACACCCTCCTCTACACCGTGCTGTACGTCCCGCTCAGCGTCGGCCTGGGACTGGCGCTCGCCCTCGTCCTGAACCGGCGGATCCGGCTGGTCGGCCTCTACCGGACGCTGTTCTTCGTGCCGTTCATCATCTCCGCCACGGTCCAGGGCACCCTGTTCTCCTTCATCCTCGACCCGGAGTTCGGCGCGGCGAACTCGGTGCTGCACGCCCTCGGCGTCTCCCCGCAGGGATTCCTGTCCGACCCCGCCCAGGCCCTGTTCGTCCTGGTCGGCATCACCCTGTGGAGCGGCACCGGGTTCTGCGTGGTCGTCTACCTCGCGGCCCTCCAAGACGTGCCGCCGTCGCTGATCGAGGCGGCGCGCCTGGACGGGGCCGGCCGGTGGCACCTGCTGCGTCACATCACCCTGCCCACGATCGCGCCGATCAGCGTCTTCCTGCTGCTGTGGCAGACCATCAGCGCGCTGCAGGTCTTCGACCTGGTGTACGTGACCACCAAGGGCGGGCCGCTCGGCGCCACCACCGTGATCGTCTACTTCATCTGGGAGCAGGCGTTCAAGAACTTCGCCGCCGGCTACGGCGCCGCCGCGGCCTACGTCCTCGCGCTGGCCCTGCTCGTGGTCGGCGTCGGCCTGCGCGCGGTCCGGAGCCGGGAGCGCCGCCGTCTCGAAGGAGCGACGTCTTGA
- a CDS encoding formylglycine-generating enzyme family protein — translation MNLEPTPHQKITQHMIEIPAGKIFLRDEGTKRVWKVEVGAFRLAPHPVTRELYAAVLGQAPAGSAGPLTPVTEVSWNDAVRFCNLLSQAAGLTPCYSAGDDPDGQDVVCDWEADGYRLPSEAEWEYACRAGDSGVRYGELDEIAWHGGNSGGEVHDVATRTPNAWGLHDMIGNVWEWCWDVYDPAVYGPYRVFRGGGAHDGPRGCRASCRRKSHPTFRVDDLGFRLARSL, via the coding sequence ATGAACCTTGAACCGACACCGCACCAGAAGATCACCCAGCACATGATCGAGATCCCCGCCGGGAAGATCTTCCTGCGTGACGAGGGCACGAAGAGAGTGTGGAAGGTCGAGGTCGGAGCCTTCCGCCTGGCGCCGCACCCCGTGACCCGCGAACTGTACGCCGCCGTCCTGGGCCAGGCGCCCGCCGGGTCGGCGGGGCCGCTGACACCGGTGACCGAGGTCTCCTGGAACGACGCCGTCCGCTTCTGCAACCTGCTCTCACAGGCGGCGGGGCTCACCCCCTGCTACTCGGCGGGCGACGACCCCGACGGCCAGGACGTGGTCTGCGACTGGGAGGCCGACGGCTACCGCCTCCCGTCCGAGGCCGAGTGGGAGTACGCCTGCCGGGCCGGAGACTCCGGTGTCCGCTACGGGGAACTGGACGAGATCGCCTGGCACGGCGGCAATTCCGGCGGCGAGGTGCACGACGTCGCGACCAGGACACCGAACGCGTGGGGCCTGCACGACATGATCGGCAACGTGTGGGAGTGGTGCTGGGACGTCTACGACCCCGCCGTCTACGGCCCGTACCGCGTGTTCCGAGGCGGAGGCGCGCACGACGGACCCCGGGGATGCCGGGCGTCGTGCCGCCGCAAGAGCCACCCGACCTTCCGCGTCGACGACCTCGGGTTCCGCCTCGCCCGGTCGCTCTGA
- the melA gene encoding alpha-glucosidase/alpha-galactosidase, translating into MTTPKITFVGAGSVVFTQGLLADLFAFPELRGAHIALHDIDAERLATAEAAARYIAGSLGASPRITAHADRREALAGADFVINIVQVGMREATRVDFEIPARHGLRQTIGDTLGIGGIFRALRTFPLLKALGEDIAEVCPDAWLLNYTNPMAMNVQYLTQATGLTRVVGLCHSVYWTARGLADLLGVPYEEVSYRAAGVNHQAWLLRFEHGGADLYPRLDAMIEADEQLRRRVRVDMYRRLGFYPTETSEHSSEYVPWYLHHDSEVERLRLPVGAYLDIVDENVREYEKSRDALAAGAPLHVEGTQEYAPQIIHSVVTGTPRTVYGNVPNHGLIDNLPADGVVEVPCLVDSLGVQPTRVGSLPPQLAALNRAYLSVNDLVVRAALEDEPRHIRHAAMADPATAATLPVERIWELCDDMVRAHAERLQPSLRRTLGT; encoded by the coding sequence ATGACCACGCCCAAGATCACGTTCGTCGGCGCCGGGAGCGTCGTCTTCACCCAGGGCCTCCTCGCGGACCTGTTCGCCTTCCCCGAGCTGCGCGGCGCCCACATCGCCCTGCACGACATCGACGCCGAGCGGCTGGCCACCGCCGAGGCCGCCGCCCGGTACATCGCCGGCAGCCTCGGGGCGAGCCCGCGCATCACGGCCCACGCCGACAGGCGCGAGGCGCTGGCCGGCGCCGACTTCGTCATCAACATCGTCCAGGTCGGCATGCGCGAGGCGACCCGCGTCGACTTCGAGATCCCGGCCCGCCACGGCCTGCGCCAGACCATCGGCGACACCCTCGGCATCGGCGGCATCTTCCGTGCCCTGCGCACCTTCCCGCTGCTCAAGGCGCTCGGGGAGGACATCGCCGAGGTCTGCCCCGACGCCTGGCTGCTCAACTACACCAACCCGATGGCGATGAACGTCCAGTACCTCACGCAGGCCACCGGCCTGACGCGCGTGGTGGGCCTGTGCCACTCGGTGTACTGGACCGCGCGGGGCCTGGCCGATCTCCTCGGAGTCCCGTACGAGGAGGTGAGCTACCGCGCCGCGGGGGTGAACCACCAGGCGTGGCTGCTGCGCTTCGAACACGGCGGCGCCGACCTGTACCCGCGGCTGGACGCCATGATCGAGGCCGACGAGCAGCTGCGCCGCCGGGTCCGCGTCGACATGTACCGGCGCCTGGGCTTCTACCCGACCGAGACCAGCGAGCACTCCTCCGAGTACGTGCCCTGGTACCTGCACCACGACAGCGAGGTCGAGCGGCTGCGGCTGCCCGTCGGCGCCTACCTCGACATCGTCGACGAGAACGTCCGCGAGTACGAGAAGAGCCGCGACGCGCTCGCCGCCGGGGCTCCGCTGCACGTCGAGGGCACCCAGGAGTACGCACCCCAGATCATCCACAGCGTCGTGACCGGCACCCCCCGCACCGTCTACGGGAACGTCCCCAACCACGGGCTGATCGACAACCTCCCCGCGGACGGCGTGGTCGAGGTGCCCTGCCTGGTGGACTCGCTGGGTGTGCAGCCCACCCGCGTCGGCTCCCTGCCCCCGCAGCTGGCCGCGCTCAACCGGGCCTACCTGAGCGTGAACGACCTGGTGGTGCGGGCCGCGCTGGAGGACGAGCCGCGCCACATCCGCCACGCCGCGATGGCCGACCCGGCGACCGCCGCCACCCTGCCGGTCGAACGGATCTGGGAGCTCTGCGACGACATGGTGCGGGCCCACGCCGAACGCCTGCAGCCGTCCCTGCGCCGCACCCTCGGCACCTGA
- a CDS encoding ABC transporter substrate-binding protein, translating to MGAVHRITSSPSRREVLRGGALAFAAMAGATVSGCASGTDDGAAAGGPVTIELWHGQTDTGRDAIERLVADFQRAHPDIKINAGGGVLADAMLQKVTAALAADSYPDIAYVFGSDLANVARSPQVADLTDMVNSAPTPWTEYWAPTRAAVTIDGKVKAAPALIDSLAVVCNKKVFEKAGVDLPEEGWTWQEFTETAKRLTDKDNGTFGTGWPGTGDEDTVWRMWPLIWDLGGDVIAPGGREIGFASTGERALEVLRTLAADASVYVDPKPGSEQMYKVFLAGRMGMVVTGPWQLPDIVGADIDYQVVPLPSFSGKPITISGPDTWTVFDNGEARLKAARTFITWLMQPEQDVRWDVEAGSLPLSKRTQNLPAWSEQVKKTEGLSVFVKTLETARVRPNDPAYPHVSKALGEAVVAVLIGKSTPADALRDCAAKANTALRVPR from the coding sequence ATGGGTGCAGTCCACCGCATCACCTCATCCCCCTCGCGACGCGAGGTCCTGCGTGGCGGCGCGCTGGCGTTCGCGGCGATGGCCGGCGCGACGGTGTCCGGGTGCGCCTCGGGCACCGACGACGGCGCGGCCGCCGGCGGGCCGGTCACCATCGAGCTGTGGCACGGGCAGACCGACACCGGACGCGACGCCATCGAACGGCTGGTGGCGGACTTCCAGCGTGCCCACCCCGACATCAAGATCAACGCGGGCGGCGGAGTGCTCGCCGACGCGATGCTGCAGAAGGTGACCGCCGCACTCGCCGCCGACTCCTACCCCGACATCGCCTACGTCTTCGGCTCGGACCTGGCCAACGTCGCCCGCAGCCCGCAGGTGGCGGACCTGACCGACATGGTGAACTCCGCTCCCACCCCGTGGACGGAGTACTGGGCGCCGACACGGGCCGCCGTCACCATCGACGGCAAGGTCAAGGCGGCCCCCGCCCTGATCGACTCGCTCGCCGTGGTCTGCAACAAGAAGGTGTTCGAAAAGGCCGGGGTCGACCTGCCCGAGGAGGGCTGGACCTGGCAGGAGTTCACCGAGACGGCCAAACGGCTGACCGACAAGGACAACGGCACGTTCGGCACCGGCTGGCCGGGGACGGGCGACGAGGACACCGTCTGGCGGATGTGGCCGCTGATCTGGGACCTGGGCGGCGACGTGATCGCCCCGGGCGGACGCGAGATCGGGTTCGCGTCCACCGGCGAGCGGGCACTGGAGGTGCTGCGGACCCTCGCCGCCGACGCGAGCGTCTACGTCGACCCCAAGCCCGGCAGCGAGCAGATGTACAAGGTGTTCCTCGCCGGCCGGATGGGGATGGTGGTCACCGGCCCCTGGCAGCTGCCGGACATCGTCGGCGCCGACATCGACTACCAGGTGGTCCCGCTGCCCAGCTTCAGCGGCAAGCCGATCACCATCTCCGGCCCCGACACCTGGACCGTGTTCGACAACGGCGAGGCGCGGCTGAAGGCGGCCCGCACCTTCATCACCTGGCTGATGCAGCCCGAGCAGGACGTGCGCTGGGACGTGGAGGCCGGCAGCCTGCCGCTGAGCAAGCGCACCCAGAACCTGCCCGCCTGGAGCGAGCAGGTCAAGAAGACCGAGGGCCTGTCGGTGTTCGTCAAGACACTGGAGACGGCGCGCGTGCGGCCCAACGATCCGGCGTACCCGCACGTCTCCAAGGCGCTCGGCGAGGCCGTCGTCGCCGTGCTGATCGGCAAGAGCACCCCGGCGGACGCGCTCCGCGACTGCGCCGCCAAGGCCAACACCGCGCTGCGCGTGCCGCGTTAG
- a CDS encoding DeoR/GlpR family DNA-binding transcription regulator: MLRTERHARILEHVSAKGSVDVNELARLLAVSGATVRRDLQYLSDRKLLQRTHGGAVIGGISIEVPIQRRMERRRPEKQAIARAAAELVPPGAVVGLTGGTTTTEVARLLVGRGPVTIVTNAVNIAAEVVLHKGVTLVVIGGDARSESYELVGPIAEKTLADYHTDITFLGVDGISATHGCTTHDQLEAATDRAFVRSSGGIVVVADQSKIGKVTFAKICPLRDIQHLITDAGAPGDQLAAIADAGVTVTAV; the protein is encoded by the coding sequence ATGTTACGAACTGAGCGTCATGCCCGGATTCTTGAGCATGTCTCAGCCAAGGGCAGCGTCGACGTCAACGAGCTGGCCCGGTTGCTGGCCGTCTCGGGGGCCACGGTCCGGCGCGACCTCCAGTACCTCAGTGACCGCAAGCTGCTCCAGCGCACGCACGGCGGCGCGGTCATCGGCGGCATCAGCATCGAGGTGCCGATCCAGCGCCGGATGGAACGCCGCAGACCCGAGAAGCAGGCCATCGCCAGGGCCGCCGCCGAGCTGGTCCCGCCCGGCGCGGTCGTGGGGCTGACCGGCGGCACCACCACCACCGAGGTGGCCCGGCTGCTCGTCGGGCGAGGCCCGGTGACCATCGTGACCAACGCCGTCAACATCGCCGCCGAGGTCGTGCTGCACAAGGGGGTCACCCTGGTCGTCATCGGCGGCGACGCGCGCAGCGAGAGCTACGAGCTCGTCGGCCCGATCGCCGAGAAGACGCTGGCCGACTACCACACCGACATCACCTTCCTCGGGGTCGACGGGATCAGCGCCACGCACGGGTGCACGACCCACGACCAGCTGGAGGCGGCCACCGACCGCGCGTTCGTCAGGAGCAGCGGCGGCATCGTCGTCGTGGCGGACCAGTCCAAGATCGGCAAGGTCACCTTCGCCAAGATCTGCCCCCTGCGCGACATCCAGCACCTCATCACCGACGCCGGCGCTCCGGGCGACCAGCTCGCGGCCATCGCCGACGCCGGCGTCACCGTCACCGCGGTCTGA
- a CDS encoding 1-phosphofructokinase family hexose kinase produces the protein MILTVTLNLALDVTYDVAALVPHTTHRVRAVRHRAGGKGVNVARVLHTLGQETVATGLCGGPTGALITQELTDSSVPHDLVPVAGDTRRVVTVTDADATVFAEPGPIVAPQEWEHFQDRFAARAARARVVVLSGSLPRGLPSDAYAVLTRLARRAGAKVLLDSGGPALRAGAAAGPDLIKPNAAELAEAGLDPRTLPLVVSRGPDGMLAGTPQGHWEALPPEILPGNPTGAGDAAAAALALALRDDTPWPQALADAVALSASAVVTPVAGDVDLATYHRLREHVTVREIPCPW, from the coding sequence ATGATCCTCACCGTCACGCTCAACCTGGCGCTCGACGTCACCTACGACGTCGCGGCCCTGGTTCCGCACACCACCCACCGGGTCCGGGCGGTCCGCCACCGGGCGGGCGGCAAGGGCGTCAACGTGGCCCGCGTGCTCCACACGCTCGGCCAGGAGACCGTCGCCACCGGACTGTGCGGCGGTCCCACGGGCGCGCTGATCACGCAGGAGCTGACGGACTCGTCCGTGCCGCACGACCTCGTCCCCGTCGCCGGCGACACCCGGCGGGTGGTGACGGTCACCGACGCCGACGCCACCGTCTTCGCCGAGCCCGGCCCGATCGTCGCGCCGCAGGAGTGGGAGCACTTCCAGGACCGCTTCGCCGCCCGCGCCGCCCGGGCCCGGGTCGTGGTCCTGTCCGGCAGCCTGCCGCGGGGCCTGCCCTCCGACGCCTACGCCGTGCTCACCCGGCTGGCCCGCCGGGCCGGTGCGAAGGTGCTCCTCGACAGCGGCGGCCCGGCCCTGCGGGCGGGGGCCGCCGCGGGGCCCGACCTGATCAAGCCGAACGCCGCCGAGCTGGCGGAGGCGGGTCTCGACCCCCGCACGCTGCCGCTCGTCGTCTCGCGCGGCCCGGACGGCATGCTCGCCGGAACCCCGCAGGGCCACTGGGAGGCGCTCCCCCCGGAGATCCTGCCCGGCAACCCGACCGGTGCGGGCGACGCGGCCGCCGCCGCCCTGGCCCTCGCGCTGCGGGACGACACCCCCTGGCCGCAGGCCCTGGCCGACGCCGTGGCCCTGTCCGCCTCCGCGGTCGTCACACCCGTCGCCGGAGACGTCGACCTGGCCACCTACCACCGCCTGAGAGAACACGTGACCGTGAGGGAGATCCCATGCCCCTGGTGA
- a CDS encoding class II fructose-bisphosphate aldolase produces the protein MPLVKTADIVVPGRGVAAFNVITVEHAEAVVAGAEEAGAPVICQISENAVRFHHGRLAPIAAATAAVAEASSVPVALHLDHVTDLDLLRQAADHGFGSVMYDGARHDYARNVAHTAEAASWAHSHGLWLEAELGEVGGKDGAHAPGVRTDPDEAVSFVAATGVDALAVAVGSSHAMTDRTAALDHALIRRLRDAVPVPLVLHGSSGVPDDELRQAVREGMVKINIGTALNIAFTGAVRDALPGQVDPRKYLAPARTAMAEVVSHLLKVVAG, from the coding sequence ATGCCCCTGGTGAAGACCGCCGACATCGTCGTCCCCGGCCGCGGCGTCGCCGCCTTCAACGTGATCACCGTGGAGCACGCCGAGGCCGTCGTCGCCGGAGCGGAGGAGGCCGGAGCCCCGGTCATCTGCCAGATCAGTGAGAACGCGGTCAGGTTCCACCACGGCCGTCTCGCCCCGATCGCCGCCGCCACCGCCGCCGTCGCCGAGGCGTCCTCCGTGCCGGTCGCCCTCCACCTCGACCACGTGACGGACCTGGACCTGCTGCGCCAGGCGGCCGACCACGGTTTCGGCTCCGTGATGTACGACGGCGCGCGTCACGACTACGCGCGCAACGTCGCCCACACCGCGGAGGCCGCGTCCTGGGCACACTCCCACGGCCTGTGGCTGGAGGCCGAGCTGGGCGAGGTCGGCGGCAAGGACGGCGCCCACGCCCCGGGTGTGCGCACCGATCCGGACGAGGCGGTGTCCTTCGTCGCGGCCACCGGCGTGGACGCCCTGGCCGTCGCGGTGGGCAGCTCCCACGCGATGACCGACCGCACCGCCGCGCTCGACCACGCCCTGATCCGGAGGCTGCGCGACGCCGTACCCGTGCCGCTGGTCCTGCACGGCTCCTCCGGGGTCCCCGACGACGAGCTCCGGCAGGCCGTGCGGGAGGGCATGGTGAAGATCAATATCGGCACCGCGCTGAACATCGCCTTCACCGGCGCCGTCCGCGACGCCCTGCCCGGCCAGGTGGACCCCCGCAAATATCTCGCCCCGGCCCGCACCGCCATGGCCGAGGTCGTGTCCCACCTGCTCAAGGTCGTCGCGGGCTAG